DNA from Pecten maximus chromosome 18, xPecMax1.1, whole genome shotgun sequence:
AATACCTCCGGAAATGCGTTATTTTTGTACTCAAATTGAAAAAGAATATCATTTTTATGGATTGTCCCTTATACTAACAAatcctttcattttttttttgtataggAAATATTATGTTAGATCTAATATGTTAAGATTAATAGATCTTATGTTATCAGAGAAATGTACCTTTACAAAGCATGAATTAAGAAATTAAATACTGATTAACTAAGAGACATGTTATTATCCTTCGCTTACTTTATGGTAATACTGTTTTTCATGCTTTAATGTTCTGTCATAAATACTTTGATGAACTATTTCATTTATCAGTTTATCAATTGTAAATGTTGGCTGAAATCGTACGAAAGTAGTATTATTTTTCCTACTGAGTATAACCCTAGTatgtattgattttgtttagCCTATCAATAATAACGGATTGGCAGCAGGTCATATGATAGCACTTTTTTTGTGACCAGCTGGGATGTGGAACCCAGTCTGTCTCTGAGGCTAAGGTTATTTCTtatcaaatcaattaatcacAGCTAGGTATTCAATTAATTTGCAACAGTAATGTTTGTAGAATTGAAGTAATATGTTTATTGTACCCGTACATACAATGTTGTCTAATAATCGGCCTACTGTACTATTATGTATAGCCATTCCTCAACCGAATTACatcaaataatttatataaaaaaacatggagGGTCAAGTCAAGGTATTGTAATTGGCGTTGGCTTGAGATTcataaggttttttttttacagatctTTGGATCCAGCATCTGTTCCCTTTGATATCTTGCAAATCAATAAAGATTTTCAAACTCAGGCTATTTCCAATACCTTGTCAAATAATTCAGTATCTgacaataatttgtattttacaacGCTGCAACTTGCAAGTGATTACATGGTTATACTAGTCTATTATCTTATTATTAGTTAGAATCACGTCAACGGATAAATATAATGTGTTTGATGATAACGAATAAACTTAAATTGTACATTATCAATAACATTAGCtcattattgtttaaaaaataaagttgGTACACACATATTGTATTTTCTTGCGAGCAATATTTTGTCAAGATTTGttcacaggtacatgtacttggggtaagaaattatatattgtaaatatatactatatatccTCGTATCATTAGGctacatagtatatatatacaatatataatttcttaccccaagtTACCAAGTATCTGTGGATTTGTTAATTATCATGCAAACCACAACGACTTGATATCATGTGTTCCCTCCACCTCCCCCTCCAAAACGTCACCAGTCCAAAACCTGATCTAAGACTCAGTTGATGGTGATCACGACGATtccatcaataaaaaaaaacttccaaaGATTTCAATTTTTGAATCACTTATTTTAGGGGATTATGATGCGCTCATTTCGATCAGTAGTACCCAATAATCTGGAATGCCCTACTTCAGAACAACAACCACGTGCGCACTTACACAATCTAAAACACTCCTGGACAGCTGGTAGGGGCCTAAATGTCAATGCAACGTACACATGcagacaaaacaaatacaaagcACAGAGTACAATTACTCCGTATTTATCACAGGTTTTtttagctacatgtatttcatgATATTTACAGTATTAAGTGTGTTTTCATTTATAATGTAATTGTGAATGTCTTTTATGTGTCGGTTTCAATCGctaatattattttgttttacccTGTACCGACgttttcatttgatttaattttgatCCGGGGATCTAAATTTAAAGAGTACATTTTTTAAAGACACCTAAGCCATTGAAATGAATCTAATCGAATGCACCTGATTTTACCGGAAGTTATCTAAAAATCGTCTGAtaacattttgtattattttaatatgatattttacttaATGCAGATGATTAAAAAATGCATGTCCATTAAACGAAAAATAATCTATCTTGATAGAAAAGTTCTAGAGAGTTTCTTGAATTTAACTGAAGTGAAACAATGCGTAAATTCTTATGTGGGCTATCGGGTTTGTCATCACTTGGATGAAGCAAAGATGATGAAGGGTAGCGATCGAATCGATGCAGTTTTTGTTCAGGTTTCTTTCATTTCgctatttttattttgttttatgatttgTTTTGAATACTTTTGTCATTAGTGTGTTTACTGTATTAGCTGTGTATTGAGATACTTCGGCTGCTGATGCTGAATGTAATTTTCTCAAACGTCCCGGCTCCGGCCGTTTTCTTTCATCTTTAATTTCATTCACAGGTGCCCGGGTTCTAATACCTAGACACTGTGTagaaacaataacaacatatcCTCTACTACTATATTAATGATATAGTAGGAAATGATGTATGAGTAGTAATTATATAGCAATAGAACGTGTGGTATCATGTTTTCATATCGTGATCTGGAGGCACCTGAGATTTTATTCTGACTGAAGCAAAAATCAGTTCTTTCATTTTAGTTAAAATAAACACTTGTCCTTATTTCCTCACTATGCTGTTTTATtcacatgtattttgttactttttttttttttttttttgctaatttacttacaaatgtacatgtatgttcatgGGTGTAACATTATCGTTGAACATTGTGTTTTAAAATCTTGAATCTTGAATATACCAGATACCAAATATATGTgtaaccagagacatatatacagatctgtatatatgtctctggtgtaACAAGAGAGAACAAATGCAACGACCAGACTAGGActcaaacctgggacctccaaactctagacggTAGCTGAGATAACATAcataggagtggaaaaatgcacggccagcccggggttcgaacctgggacctccgaacactagccggatgctctaccgattgagctacctggtcgccgatgatcgacccggtccagttccgctacagtAGCTCTGGAcaacggacggacaatttctgacagatggtcgtcatcagagctacgattcccttcCATTGACGATAGTGTTGCAAAGCaatgaacctcgaaaatgctacaaatagcagATGTCAtgtaactttggagtaatattAAGGATAATTAGATATTTCTAATGCAATTTCAGCAATGTATTAGCCTTATGCCGTCACATCTGGAAATCTTTAATTTGCACATTCCAATATTATACTACTTGGAGTTGTCTCCGCATAATCtgccatgatacttctcgaagaactctcggAGGATGCTAATCCGAATATGGTATGCGaaccatatatggatgaagctaatacgatgaaaaaaatattatcagaGATATTCAACCAGTTTTTGTAAGGGTTGTGAAGAAAGTGCATCTTCCTTTGTgtaatttttcaatttcagaatGTTTGACCTTGCTCACCGAGGTATATAACTCCGAATCTGTTTATCTGTTGAAATCTCGTGGGAAATCTCATTagtatcaatttattttgatttccttataaggaaattgacttttacacttgtatcaaattaaagatggcggtatgtttgaactgatatctacgtgtgtcttgctcgtttttGATTTTACCATTTATTATGAAAGAAATGAcataatgtgcaggtttgtggattgaatattgataatagataccagaatcatcaatttacatgtgttttttatcTGAGAAAATTATCATCATAGCTATAATAACTGCCCAATGTGAATCACATTGGGGCTTGCTACACTGTtggcaatgggagggacttcataccctgccagagagcagtgtaggcagggtatgaatattcgttctatcTTAGACAGGAGCTCTTACCATTTGAGCTACAAGGCCATCAGAGCTCATCCCAGTCCAGTTcatatgtacagtactgtatatgtaGTCCTCTGAATATGCTGTATATGGTTAATTTAGAGGGTATATAAGCTAGGTTATCTTGTTTTTACTAGCTCAGACTTTTGGGAATTTCCATTTAGGTTAAGATGTTACATCTTCACTTAGAAGGGTCACTATTGTGGTGTTCAACATACTACTGAAGAAGGTTGCTGACAGAAAACCAAATCCAATTTGGATACCACACCCATGGGATGCTCTCTCTGAGAAAATACtgaatggatatatatatatagtacaccaGCTATATCTCACCAGTGGGTGATACAGGCCACATGCACTCTTAGTCTCTTACATCGTTTACATGTAAAGCCTATGCTAGCAAATATAAAGGAGGTGTAAAACAagtaaatcaaaccaaaccagagCTGGTTCACTGTAGTTCAAGTCTGAAATTACAATGCTCCTTCcaattacagatttggtgccgtgaccaggatACAGTTGTGATTGTCTTTGATTTGGTGCCGATTTTGTTTAAGAAGTAAAAGATCACCTTATATGATTAGATCAGGCAGGTGGGACTTTCCCTTCAGCCTAGCTATAGTTGAGTGTAGACGCAATATTCAGTTAatgttttgacaaaatactcacctGATGTTAGCTTATTGTGcagagatcatcgggtaacaggagaaagtGCTAAActtgcgttgatcagtcctttcaaaatggggCTATCTAGATGACATTCCGGTTGCGTCACAAATATAGATGACCTCATAActatgttaccgattcccgcacttattaatccgctgaggGCTTGAATTATTTAACTGCGTATACCctaatttattcgcagtcagagtttactaagttaaagaagggagataattttttgtaaatatatatatacatgtatatagtaattGAAATTTCTAAGTATATTAAACATAGATTTTGTGAAGAATTTTAACTGGTAGATGTTTCTTTTTCTCAGATTCTGAAGGTCAAGACGATGAAAATGTGACAGGTTTAAATGACGTTCTCATGACCACACATATGGCGGAGTACGGGTGGGGACTCTCCGAGGAGCTCGTGAGAAAGGCCCGCACTGAGCTTAACGAGGAACCAGAGAAGTTTGCTGAGTTCATCACAGCAGTAACTGATCAAATGGTCACAAGGCCAGATATTAGTAGGTGTAGACTTGACTTAAGAGAGGGGGAGGGAGGTGGGCTTATTTGCTGTATTTGCAGATATATTATTGTTAAGTGTAttttcaatatgtatataagCATTGTACTGATAATTAAAATTTCAGAAACTGAATTCAATAATTAAACTTGATAAATTAGATTTAGATTTAGGACATATTGTTTAATATCtatttatgtgataaaaaaaaatgttttttttacattgattACAAGGAAAGAAAACTTGATCTGTTAGTAATGAAGAATAAGTTATGTCCACAaatttatgatatacattaatCTATATCTTCTTTCATTTAGCTTTCCTGAGAACAGATGAATCATTTGTCACTAGATTCCTTCGAGCTCGAAAATACGACACATTTGAGGCATTCAAACTGTTCGCCCGTTACTTTGAATTTCGCCAAGACAACACAAATCTTTTTAAGAAGTTTCAAGCTTCAGAACCGGGAATTAAGGATGCCTTGTATGATGGGCTCCCAGGAGTCTTACCAAACCTTGACCACTTTGGACGTAAAATTATCGTTCTGTACTCGGCAAATTGGGACAATAATAGATATGGTCTTGCATCAATATATCGGGCAATATTACTGACACTGGAAAAGttgattgatgatgatgaggcACAGATTAATGGATTTGTTGTCATTGTCGACTGGAGTCAGTTCACATTCAAACAGTCAACGTGGCTCAGTCCAAAAGTTCTCAAGTTGATGATTGAAGGGCTACAGGTAATTTCCTGAATATAATATTTAGTGTAAAAGGTTACGATCACCATTTATTCTTTGTGGTTGGCAATATAAGCGTCAGTAAGTATCAAATTGTTCtgattaatattaaaatatccaTTGATGCATAAACAATTATTCAGAATCATTCTGTTAGGTATACCTTGATTTCTCATGTGTTTTGttgaatatg
Protein-coding regions in this window:
- the LOC117316079 gene encoding clavesin-2-like, with product MTTHMAEYGWGLSEELVRKARTELNEEPEKFAEFITAVTDQMVTRPDITFLRTDESFVTRFLRARKYDTFEAFKLFARYFEFRQDNTNLFKKFQASEPGIKDALYDGLPGVLPNLDHFGRKIIVLYSANWDNNRYGLASIYRAILLTLEKLIDDDEAQINGFVVIVDWSQFTFKQSTWLSPKVLKLMIEGLQDCFPARFGAIHFVNQPWYIEAVFKMLKPFLKEKSKDKIHMHGINLGTLHVHIHKEVLPAELGGTLPPYNNLLWAKELIGDESFSFGDKQIYWPGHCSKSRAVRSESFPIDHFSSHADHGSGDDTGTHLDEEFFLIE